The following coding sequences are from one Ornithodoros turicata isolate Travis chromosome 1, ASM3712646v1, whole genome shotgun sequence window:
- the LOC135375852 gene encoding uncharacterized protein K02A2.6-like translates to MVQNNIIAPVTEPSEWVHPIVVVTKKNGAVRLCLDPRNLNKALKRQHYPIPVAEELFASLDGSTVFSVLDAKSALWQLTLDEPSSRLCTFTTPRGRYRFLRVPFGLANAPELFQQAIDRVFEGQTIVKPYFDDILIASKTSKDHAAHLRAVLTIARDNNLKLNKAKLKVGLPSITYLGHKLSSEGLAPDPDKVQAIKAMPAPSDKSELQRFLGMVTYLMKFVPNLSTITSPLRELLKEDVAWHWTTQQQEAFNLLKQKLSTAPVLRYFDPTKPITISTDASSFGMGSVLMQERKPVAYASAALTPPQQRYAQIEKELLAVVFACERFHYHALGRCVTVETDHKPLIGLQSKDLTKMSPRLQRLLLRLQGYSIKLVYVPGKQLTVADALSRAPDPASRVQTADADPGLLVSTLVQASPTKLKQIQEATSRDPALQQLAKYIQQGWPEHMADVHPTARPYFHVRSELDVTDGFVCLGQRLVIPADLQADVLRKVHQAHRGIVAFKRLAGESVYWPTLNKDVEDLVSSCIICQSGQKANPHQPLLDRDLPTRPWEKLAVDLFHCQGATYILVVDYFSKYVEVKRMDTTTATSVILFLKDIFARFGIPTVLVSDQGPPFSSESVKTFLQEWDIDHEPSSPGYPRSNGQVERTIQTFKSMLIKSYSEGKDLSVVLLNYRATPNIGSLSPAELLMGRKLRTFVPTLPQNLDPLFSTDAHRQLLKRRQRAQHKHGDNHTRMLSTLERCQPVWLKHKKSWQKGVIIQVGPEPRRYTVRTTSGAVYVRNRVHLRPRVHVTDGYRSSPEDYNIRDFLRPTNASDLQLPAEDTDTRRIEARDLQPLSDASHCRAEVGQSPTYPVTRSGRTIRPPTRYQDYITK, encoded by the coding sequence ATGGTGCAGAATAACATAATTGCGCCAGTGACTGAGCCATCCGAGTGGGTTCATCCCATCGTTGTCGTCACTAAAAAGAACGGAGCAGTACGTCTGTGCCTTGACCCAAGGAACCTGAACAAAGCCTTGAAGAGACAGCACTACCCCATACCAGTTGCTGAGGAGCTCTTCGCTAGCCTCGATGGCTCCACAGTTTTTTCGGTGCTGGACGCGAAAAGTGCCTTATGGCAGCTCACCCTCGACGAACCTAGTTCACGACTCTGTACTTTCACAACACCAAGGGGTCGTTACCGTTTTCTCAGAGTCCCATTTGGACTAGCTAACGCACCTGAACTGTTCCAACAGGCTATTGACAGAGTGTTTGAAGGACAGACTATCGTAAAACCCTATTTTGATGACATCCTCATAGCTTCAAAAACGTCGAAAGACCACGCGGCCCATCTCCGAGCTGTTTTGACCATCGCTAGAGACAACAATTTGAAGCTCAACAAGGCAAAACTGAAGGTGGGACTCCCGTCAATTACGTACTTGGGACATAAGCTTTCATCGGAAGGGTTAGCTCCAGACCCTGACAAAGTGCAAGCCATCAAGGCCATGCCAGCTCCTTCAGACAAGTCAGAGTTACAAAGATTCCTAGGCATGGTAACTTATCTAATGAAGTTTGTACCGAATTTGTCGACGATTACAAGCCCCTTACGGGAGCTTCTCAAAGAAGATGTGGCATGGCATTGGACAACACAGCAACAAGAGGCCTTCAACCTCCTCAAGCAAAAGCTCTCTACAGCGCCTGTACTTCGGTACTTCGATCCAACGAAACCTATCACAATCTCAACAGATGCCAGTTCATTTGGCATGGGATCTGTTTTGATGCAGGAGCGTAAACCAGTTGCATATGCATCAGCAGCTTTGACCCCTCCTCAACAGCGCTATGCGCAAATAGAAAAAGAACTTCTAGCTGTGGTGTTTGCATGTGAACGGTTTCATTATCATGCACTAGGCCGCTGTGTGACTGTTGAGACAGACCACAAACCGCTAATAGGACTACAGAGCAAGGACTTGACAAAAATGTCACCGAGACTGCAAAGGCTGTTGCTTCGACTTCAAGGGTACAGCATTAAACTCGTGTATGTCCCAGGAAAGCAATTAACTGTCGCTGATGCACTTTCGAGGGCTCCAGATCCAGCATCCAGGGTCCAAACTGCAGACGCTGATCCAGGGCTTCTGGTGTCCACCTTGGTGCAAGCGTCTCCTACCAAACTCAAACAAATTCAAGAGGCAACCAGTCGAGATCCAGCTCTACAGCAACTAGCCAAGTATATTCAACAAGGATGGCCAGAGCATATGGCTGATGTTCACCCTACGGCAAGACCATATTTTCATGTAAGAAGTGAACTCGACGTTACAGATGGCTTCGTTTGTTTGGGACAGCGCTTAGTTATCCCAGCTGATCTTCAAGCAGATGTTCTTCGAAAAGTTCACCAAGCACATCGGGGCATTGTCGCATTTAAAAGGCTGGCAGGCGAGAGTGTCTATTGGCCAACTCTCAACAAGGACGTTGAGGACCTAGTGTCTAGCTGCATCATTTGCCAGTCTGGCCAGAAAGCAAACCCCCACCAACCACTGCTTGACAGAGATCTTCCAACTCGACCATGGGAAAAGTTAGCTGTTGATCTTTTCCATTGTCAAGGTGCCACGTACATCCTTGTTGTTGATTATTTTTCGAAATACGTCGAAGTGAAGCGTATGGACACTACAACTGCAACATCTGTAATACTTTTTCTCAAGGACATTTTTGCTCGTTTTGGGATCCCCACTGTTCTCGTTTCGGACCAGGGTCCACCATTCAGTTCTGAATCTGTTAAGACGTTTTTGCAAGAATGGGATATTGATCATGAGCCATCCTCACCAGGGTACCCACGGTCCAACGGCCAGGTAGAACGAacgattcaaactttcaaatcCATGCTGATTAAGTCTTACAGCGAAGGCAAGGACTTATCAGTGGTCCTGTTAAACTACCGAGCTACCCCGAATATTGGATCCCTTTCACCAGCAGAATTGCTGATGGGAAGAAAACTTCGAACCTTTGTGCCAACCCTGCCACAAAACCTGGATCCCCTATTCTCGACGGATGCTCATCGACAGCTTCTGAAGCGTAGGCAGAGAGCACAGCACAAGCATGGCGATAACCACACCCGAATGCTATCGACACTTGAGAGGTGTCAGCCGGTGTGGCTGAAGCACAAGAAGTCCTGGCAAAAAGGAGTAATCATTCAGGTTGGACCTGAGCCAAGGCGCTACACAGTGCGAACCACCAGTGGTGCTGTGTATGTACGTAACCGTGTTCATCTGAGGCCACGAGTCCACGTGACTGATGGTTATCGTAGTTCTCCTGAAGACTACAATATACGGGACTTTCTTCGACCTACAAATGCAAGTGATCTACAGCTACCAGCTGAGGATACCGACACTCGCCGTATTGAAGCAAGGGATCTACAGCCATTAAGCGATGCGAGCCATTGTCGTGCCGAAGTGGGTCAATCTCCAACGTATCCTGTAACTCGCTCAGGAAGGACCATACGTCCACCTACAAGATACCAGGACTATATTACTAAGTAA
- the LOC135401079 gene encoding uncharacterized protein LOC135401079 translates to MDDGPHSDDEDSMAEMLDPNDASYVPNQTDGTLESSYFEAPLEEPDLLELPPNADTDEQPSYSAEDEDDENRFESIPDSKGPRENFYMVAESNLLDLLRICPTCLTDQTKVSLSCKGSLLRTSVTCKREHTKVWHSQPLLGAEPIGNVLMCAAILFAGCCPTKVLRMFDFPHLAIAGRTRS, encoded by the exons ATGGATGATGGTCcccattctgatgatgaagacAGCATGGCAGA GATGTTGGATCCTAATGATGCTAGCTATGTTCCAAACCAGACAGATGG GACATTGGAGTCCTCATATTTTGAAGCCCCACTTGAAGAACCTGATCTGCTGGAACT GCCTCCCAATGCCGACACTGATGAGCAGCCAAGCTACAGTGCAGAAGATGAGGATGATGAGAACAG GTTTGAAAGCATACCTGACTCCAAAGGCCCGAGGGAGAACTTTTACATGGTTGCAGAATCTAACCTTCTTGACCTGCTCCGTATCTGCCCAACGTGCCTGACAGACCAAACAAAAGTCAGCCTCAGCTGCAAGGGATCCTTGCTGCGTACAAGTGTCACGTGCAAAAGGGAACACACAAAAGTGTGGCATAGCCAGCCGCTTTTGGGTGCTGAGCCAATAGGGAATGTCCTAATGTGTGCTGCCATTTTATTTGCCGGGTGCTGTCCAACAAAAGTGCTCCGCATGTTTGACTTCCCACACCTggccatagctgggcgaactcgctcatga